One genomic window of Branchiostoma floridae strain S238N-H82 chromosome 4, Bfl_VNyyK, whole genome shotgun sequence includes the following:
- the LOC118413252 gene encoding GTPase IMAP family member 8-like: MIIVTHMEQEAMADFQQDLPDAMKDIIHKCAHRIVAFENKTMKEAKDNQIEQFFKATQQLPTQRLQVTIKHQIQAEVRSEDLNLLLIGCKGNGKSSTANTIVGEHVFVVSQSGTQKCQTENTVYKPPWCDDLEFVIGVTDTPGASEEMTESEFDQLEKAVHECPEGFDAIILVWPDRMSQNIAKMEKKAFQSLHRMFGDRLFHHLLIAVTGTTQDSIKKYCQDLPESLRFILQRSVSITAFDNKYEKANTKAIKQLITAAQDIKNNGRYTKEDLSPTCQIPPGDELRMAVIGKTGVGKSSTANTIVGSKEFRVTCSASSETTKSAYTRRQKTDRKIAVVDTPGICDTSADPEVVGEEIARMATILSEGLHALLLVVRLSRFTQEEIDAIAMLKELFGKNFMQYVVIVLSHKDEIDSDDIFKGDVKKYIETAPEKFRELLKDCGQRYVAFNNVTEDETLKRMQVAELVKLVEDTIGEQAKIPFKDVIFAEGQHEKEKIRQELLEERVMQHRPSVQALRCSNESEEFTNKSNRPNRATEQTAALSFPKQATHTGQRQELDNERATGSTPQDATGSNSPAENECQNVLENHPIAITTEVEVVIPVVQDVSEFDIEELEEMARQEATNRSFKNTKLYKTIMDKLQRVRDFFDRIKALMFSD, from the coding sequence ATGATTATCGTGACACACATGGAACAGGAGGCCATGGCTGATTTCCAACAAGATCTTCCTGATGCAATGAAAGACATAATTCACAAGTGTGCACACAGAATAGTAGCCTTTGAGAACAAAACAATGAAGGAAGCCAAAGACAACCAGATTGAGCAGTTCTTCAAAGCAACACAACAGTTGCCAACACAGAGACTGCAGGTCACAATCAAACATCAAATCCAGGCTGAGGTTAGAAGTGAAGACCTAAACCTCTTGTTGATTGGATGCAAGGGCAATGGGAAGAGCAGCACAGCTAATACCATTGTGGGAGAGCATGTCTTTGTTGTTTCCCAAAGTGgaacacaaaagtgtcaaacaGAAAATACTGTCTACAAACCACCATGGTGTGATGACCTGGAGTTTGTCATTGGCGTAACAGATACACCAGGGGCCTCTGAAGAAATGACTGAATCAGAATTTGATCAACTGGAGAAGGCAGTTCACGAATGCCCTGAAGGTTTTGATGCCATTATTTTGGTCTGGCCAGACAGGATGTCTCAAAACATAGCAAAAATGGAGAAAAAGGCTTTCCAGTCCCTCCATAGGATGTTCGGTGACCGACTGTTTCATCATCTGTTGATTGCTGTGACTGGGACCACACAGGATTCAATCAAGAAGTACTGTCAAGATCTTCCTGAATCATTGAGGTTCATCCTGCAAAGAAGTGTAAGCATTACAGCCTTTGACAACAAGTATGAAAAAGCAAACACTAAGGCCATCAAGCAACTTATTACAGCTGCACAAgacattaaaaacaatggaaggtaCACGAAAGAAGACCTGTCTCCCACATGTCAGATCCCCCCTGGTGATGAGTTAAGGATGGCAGTGATTGGAAAGACAGGGGTTGGCAAGAGCAGCACAGCAAACACCATTGTGGGCAGTAAAGAGTTCAGAGTGACCTGTTCAGCATCCTCAGAAACTACCAAAAGTGCCTACACAAGACGGCAAAAAACTGATCGGAAGATAGCTGTGGTCGACACACCTGGGATCTGTGACACATCTGCCGATCCAGAGGTGGTTGGTGAAGAGATTGCCAGAATGGCAACGATTCTATCAGAAGGTCTTCATGCGCTCTTACTGGTAGTAAGACTTTCAAGATTCACCCAAGAAGAGATTGATGCCATAGCAATGCTTAAAGAGTTATTCGGTAAAAACTTCATGCAGTATGTTGTGATTGTGCTCAGCCATAAAGATGAAATTGATTCAGATGATATTTTTAAGGGTGATGTAAAGAAATACATCGAAACAGCCCCAGAAAAGTTCAGAGAACTGTTGAAGGATTGTGGACAAAGGTATGTTGCCTTCAACAATGTAACAGAAGATGAAACCCTGAAAAGAATGCAGGTTGCTGAGCTTGTCAAGCTGGTAGAGGATACTATTGGAGAACAAGCTAAGATTCCGTTCAAGGACGTCATCTTTGCAGAGGGACAACatgagaaagaaaaaatcaGGCAAGAGTTGCTGGAGGAACGTGTAATGCAACATCGTCCCAGTGTCCAGGCTCTCAGATGTTCTAATGAGTCTGAAGAATTCACAAATAAAAGCAACAGACCAAACCGTGCTACAGAGCAAACAGCAGCCTTGTCATTTCCCAAGCAAGCAACACATACAGGTCAACGTCAAGAACTCGACAATGAGAGAGCTACAGGTTCCACACCACAGGATGCTACGGGTTCAAACAGTCCTGCAGAAAATGAATGTCAAAATGTGCTGGAGAATCATCCAATTGCAATAACCACTGAAGTAGAGGTTGTCATACCAGTAGTACAAGACGTCAGTGAATTTGATATTGAAGAATTGGAGGAGATGGCAAGACAGGAAGCCACTAATCGATCCTTCAAAAACACTAAGCTGTACAAGACAATAATGGACAAGCTACAACGTGTAAGGGATTTCTTTGACAGGATAAAAGCTTTAATGTTCAGTGACTAA
- the LOC118413254 gene encoding inositol-pentakisphosphate 2-kinase-like, whose protein sequence is MATDGTNINSWVYRGEGNACLAVGNVVSKQVYLLMKVKDRLSSDRRHADAKRTVQNDVGYGRFVMRPLIGAQFVPVGEVVCVPEEFLSQIEEKMREYRSSRRLSEKLDPAGFAVRLPDACKLPTVDSCGQGPVVCVEVKPKTGFLPEIVTIPDVHAVRRSVCRYCMQQCLKLCQGKIKERSQYCPLDLFSGTASRMVYAIKALVQNPQNNFKVFEDGNLIYSGGTENHWQPLQDCLTALFAGENEDIDCTGDSGTQTNNLLVDRFAELLFKVLVYPVDDPNSCYGNTPPSTTPECCTESTCKAQRQGGSQHGLVPDSVLFNILHTQQLDVLDIEGIYPLYQRLVAHLETHPEDRGRWCLEGPYDNAQWTMTHSAVEKCRDNIQSMESVVMLVKAFLVSLTAKDCSVMVTIQRVENGTDVMLPVMTDSVGNKFMFNIQVVDTKPKPLHRIQKYFSLNKDIVQAYVRTIGDK, encoded by the coding sequence ATGGCGACTGATGGCACAAACATCAACTCGTGGGTTTACAGAGGCGAGGGGAACGCGTGTTTGGCGGTCGGTAACGTAGTTTCCAAGCAGGTGTATCTTCTTATGAAGGTCAAGGACAGGTTGAGCTCGGACAGGAGGCACGCAGATGCGAAAAGAACCGTGCAAAACGATGTTGGCTACGGGAGGTTTGTTATGCGACCCCTGATTGGTGCACAGTTCGTGCCAGTGGGGGAGGTGGTTTGTGTGCCAGAAGAGTTTCTGTCGCAGATTGAAGAGAAGATGAGGGAATATAGATCCAGCAGACGGCTGTCTGAAAAGCTAGATCCAGCTGGATTTGCTGTTCGCCTACCAGATGCCTGTAAACTTCCCACAGTAGACTCGTGTGGACAGGGACCTGTAGTTTGTGTTGAAGTGAAACCCAAAACTGGCTTCCTCCCTGAAATTGTCACCATACCAGATGTGCACGCAGTACGGAGATCTGTGTGCCGCTACTGCATGCAGCAGTGTTTGAAGCTCTGCCAAGGCAAAATAAAGGAGAGGTCACAATACTGCCCTCTGGATCTTTTCTCTGGTACTGCATCCCGCATGGTCTATGCCATCAAGGCTTTGGTACAGAACCCTCAAAATAACTTCAAAGTTTTCGAGGATGGCAATTTGATATACTCAGGTGGTACAGAAAACCATTGGCAACCACTACAAGACTGCCTTACAGCATTGTTTGCTGGAGAAAATGAAGACATTGACTGTACAGGTGATTCAGGAACACAAAcaaataacctccttgttgacaGATTCGCAGAACTGTTGTTTAAGGTACTGGTTTATCCAGTTGATGATCCTAACAGTTGCTATGGCAATACTCCACCCAGTACGACCCCTGAATGCTGTACAGAAAGTACCTGTAAAGCACAAAGGCAAGGAGGCTCACAGCATGGTTTAGTTCCGGAcagtgttttattcaacattCTGCACACTCAGCAGTTAGATGTGCTGGATATTGAAGGAATCTACCCCCTGTACCAGAGACTAGTTGCCCACCTGGAGACTCATCCTGAGGACAGAGGTAGATGGTGTTTAGAAGGACCGTATGACAATGCTCAATGGACGATGACCCACAGTGCGGTTGAGAAGTGTAGAGACAACATACAGTCCATGGAATCAGTGGTTATGTTGGTGAAAGCATTCCTGGTATCTCTCACAGCTAAAGACTGCTCTGTCATGGTGACCATACAGAGAGTGGAAAATGGTACAGATGTTATGCTACCTGTGATGACAGACTCTGTTGGTAACAAGTTCATGTTTAACATACAAGTTGTTGACACTAAACCGAAACCCCTGCATAGGATTCAGAAGTACTTCAGTCTGAACAAAGATATTGTACAGGCATATGTGAGGACTATTGGTGACAAGTGA